In the Pseudoliparis swirei isolate HS2019 ecotype Mariana Trench chromosome 19, NWPU_hadal_v1, whole genome shotgun sequence genome, one interval contains:
- the nsdhl gene encoding sterol-4-alpha-carboxylate 3-dehydrogenase, decarboxylating isoform X1: MATRVRPSSKQCAVIGGSGFLGRHLVEKLLDRGYSVSVFDIRQSYELPGVTFHQGDLCDIQALLSAMKDVSLVFHCASPAPSSDDRRLFERVNIQGTRTVIEACLEAGVQKLVLTSSASVVFEGKDVKNGREDLPYAKKPIDYYTETKIEQEKMVLEAFDKEKGFLTVAIRPHGIFGPRDPQLVPILVDMARRGKMKFIIGDGTNLVDFTFVENVVHGHILAAECLRPDSPICGKSYHITNDEPVRFWDFMSEVLVGLGYAAPRYHLPYTLVYGLALLLWLLALLLRPLLSFKPTFTPMRVSLAGTHHYYSCDRAKRDLGYKPIVSLKDGIARTVQSYPHLRQGA; encoded by the exons ATGGCTACGCGGGTCCGACCG AGCAGTAAACAATGTGCAGTCATCGGGGGGTCTGGCTTTCTCGGCAGACACTTGGTGGAAAAGCTGTTGGATCGAGGCTACTCAGTTTCTGTGTTTGACATCCGCCAGAGCTACGAACTGCCTGGTGTCACATTCCACCAGGGAGACCTCTGCGACATTCAG GCTCTGCTGTCAGCGATGAAAGATGTGTCCCTGGTCTTTCACTGTGCCTCCCCAGCTCCTTCCAGTGATGACCGCAGGCTATTTGAGAGGGTCAACATCCAGGGCACGCGCACCGTAATTGAGGCCTGCCTCGAGGCTGGAGTACAG AAACTGGTCCTGACAAGCAGCGCCAGTGTGGTATTTGAAGGGAAGGATGTTAAGAATGGGAGAGAGGATCTACCATACGCCAAGAAGCCAATCGACTATTACACAGAGACCAAGATTGAGCAAGAAAAG ATGGTCCTTGAGGCTTTTGACAAGGAGAAGGGTTTCCTAACAGTCGCCATCCGGCCTCATGGCATCTTTGGCCCTCGGGACCCACAGCTGGTTCCTATTCTAGTGGACATGGCTCGCAGGGGCAAGATGAAGTTCATCATTGG TGATGGGACCAATCTGGTGGACTTCACCTTTGTGGAGAATGTAGTTCATGGCCACATCCTGGCCGCTGAATGCCTGAGGCCAGACTCCCCCATATGTGGAAAA TCATACCACATCACCAACGACGAGCCAGTTAGATTCTGGGACTTCATGTCTGAGGTCTTAGTGGGTCTGGGATATGCCGCTCCCCGCTACCATCTCCCTTACACTCTTGTGTACGGCCTGGCCTTGCTCCTCTGGCTGCTGGCCCTGCTCCTGCGCCCTCTATTGTCCTTTAAACCCACCTTTACACCAATGAGAGTGTCTCTGGCTGGAACCCATCACTACTACAGCTGTGACCGTGCCAAGCGGGACCTTGGCTACAAACCGATAGTCAGTCTGAAGGATGGCATAGCACGCACTGTGCAGAGCTACCCTCACCTCAGACAAGGAGCTTGA
- the nsdhl gene encoding sterol-4-alpha-carboxylate 3-dehydrogenase, decarboxylating isoform X2: MKDVSLVFHCASPAPSSDDRRLFERVNIQGTRTVIEACLEAGVQKLVLTSSASVVFEGKDVKNGREDLPYAKKPIDYYTETKIEQEKMVLEAFDKEKGFLTVAIRPHGIFGPRDPQLVPILVDMARRGKMKFIIGDGTNLVDFTFVENVVHGHILAAECLRPDSPICGKSYHITNDEPVRFWDFMSEVLVGLGYAAPRYHLPYTLVYGLALLLWLLALLLRPLLSFKPTFTPMRVSLAGTHHYYSCDRAKRDLGYKPIVSLKDGIARTVQSYPHLRQGA, translated from the exons ATGAAAGATGTGTCCCTGGTCTTTCACTGTGCCTCCCCAGCTCCTTCCAGTGATGACCGCAGGCTATTTGAGAGGGTCAACATCCAGGGCACGCGCACCGTAATTGAGGCCTGCCTCGAGGCTGGAGTACAG AAACTGGTCCTGACAAGCAGCGCCAGTGTGGTATTTGAAGGGAAGGATGTTAAGAATGGGAGAGAGGATCTACCATACGCCAAGAAGCCAATCGACTATTACACAGAGACCAAGATTGAGCAAGAAAAG ATGGTCCTTGAGGCTTTTGACAAGGAGAAGGGTTTCCTAACAGTCGCCATCCGGCCTCATGGCATCTTTGGCCCTCGGGACCCACAGCTGGTTCCTATTCTAGTGGACATGGCTCGCAGGGGCAAGATGAAGTTCATCATTGG TGATGGGACCAATCTGGTGGACTTCACCTTTGTGGAGAATGTAGTTCATGGCCACATCCTGGCCGCTGAATGCCTGAGGCCAGACTCCCCCATATGTGGAAAA TCATACCACATCACCAACGACGAGCCAGTTAGATTCTGGGACTTCATGTCTGAGGTCTTAGTGGGTCTGGGATATGCCGCTCCCCGCTACCATCTCCCTTACACTCTTGTGTACGGCCTGGCCTTGCTCCTCTGGCTGCTGGCCCTGCTCCTGCGCCCTCTATTGTCCTTTAAACCCACCTTTACACCAATGAGAGTGTCTCTGGCTGGAACCCATCACTACTACAGCTGTGACCGTGCCAAGCGGGACCTTGGCTACAAACCGATAGTCAGTCTGAAGGATGGCATAGCACGCACTGTGCAGAGCTACCCTCACCTCAGACAAGGAGCTTGA